In Tiliqua scincoides isolate rTilSci1 chromosome 1, rTilSci1.hap2, whole genome shotgun sequence, the following are encoded in one genomic region:
- the SLC3A1 gene encoding amino acid transporter heavy chain SLC3A1 gives MQPYAGMPKEVLLQFSSQARYRVTREILFWLIIASSLVLVAATIAIIAMSPKCLAWWQASPIYQIYPRSFKDSDHDGNGDFKGIQEKLHHIQYLNVKTIWITSFYKSALNDFGYGIEDFQEVDPMFGTMEDFEELVAAIHDKGLKVIMDLIPNHTSNTHKWFQLSRNRTEKYTDYYIWHDCIHVSGRTVPPNNWVSVLGNSSWQYDEVRNQCYFHQFGKEQPDLNFRNSNVQEEIHDIIRFWLGKGIDGFSVNTVKFLLEATHLRNEPQVNKSQNPDSITAYSELYHDYTTTQVGMHDIVRSFRHTMDKFSSEPGRYRFMGTEANGEDSIEETIMYYGTSFIQEADFPFNFYFMNMNQTSGNDIFELVSLWMKNMPRGKWPNWAVGDPSTARISSRIGKEYINVINMLLLTLPGTPTTYYGEEIGMEDTVSEIATFPERSPMQWDGSLHAGFSKGNSTWILVNPDYSYVNVKIQENQQNSTLNLYRELSSLRTNELPIHRGWMCYIWNDSNVFAYVRELDGLDQVFMMVLNFGQATTTDLQASVPNLPSEAVIKLSTSFSNRGNSINTKTIKTEKGEGLVLEYRTSKPVHTMEAFKDKCFVAEKACYSSAFNLLYMSC, from the exons ATGCAGCCTTATGCAGGAATGCCCAAAGAAGTTCTCCTCCAGTTCTCTTCTCAGGCACGGTACAGAGTTACCAGAGAGATCCTTTTCTGGTTGATCATTGCATCCTCCCTAGTGCTTGTGGCAGCTACAATTGCTATCATTGCCATGTCCCCGAAGTGCCTTGCTTGGTGGCAAGCCAGCCCTATTTACCAGATCTACCCTCGGTCTTTTAAGGACAGTGACCATGATGGGAATGGAGATTTCAAAG GTATCCAAGAAAAACTGCACCATATCCAGTATCTAAATGTTAAAACAATCTGGATCACATCTTTTTACAAATCTGCCCTGAATGACTTTGGGTATGGGATAGAAGATTTCCAAGAGGTAGATCCGATGTTCGGAACTATGGAGGATTTTGAAGAGCTGGTTGCAGCAATCCATGATAAAG GTTTAAAAGTGATCATGGATCTAATACCCAACCATACCAGTAACACGCACAAATGGTTTCAGCTGAGTCGTAATCGGACTGAAAAATACACAGACTACTATATCTGGCATGACTGTATACATGTCAGTGGGAGAACTGTGCCACCAAATAATTGG GTGAGCGTACTGGGGAATTCTAGTTGGCAGTATGATGAGGTGAGAAACCAATGTTATTTTCATCAATTTGGAAAAGAACAACCTGACTTAAACTTTCGTAACTCAAATGTTCAAGAAGAAATTCAT gATATTATCAGATTTTGGCTTGGCAAAGGCATTGACGGATTCAGTGTCAATACTGTTAAATTCCTTTTGGAAGCAACACACCTGAGAAATGAACCTCAAGTGAATAAATCCCAAAATCCG GACAGCATCACAGCTTATTCCGAACTGTATCATGATTACACCACGACCCAAGTTGGCATGCACGATATAGTTCGCAGTTTTCGGCACACCATGGACAAGTTCAGCAGTGAGCCTGGTAGATACAG ATTTATGGGAACAGAAGCCAATGGTGAAGACAGCATTGAAGAGACAATAATGTACTATGGGACATCTTTTATTCAAGAAGCAGATTTTCCTTTTAACTTCTATTTCATGAATATGAATCAAACCTCAGGAAATGATATTTTTGAATTGGTATCTTTGTGGATGAAGAACATGCCACGAGGGAAATGGCCAAACTGGGCA GTTGGAGATCCCAGCACCGCTCGTATTTCTTCTCGAATTGGGAAAGAATATATAAATGTCATAAACATGCTTCTTTTGACCCTTCCTGGAACTCCAACAACATATTATGGTGAAGAAATAGGGATGGAAGATACAGTATCAGAAATT GCAACCTTTCCAGAAAGGTCACCCATGCAATGGGATGGCAGTCTTCATGCTGGCTTTAGTAAAGGCAACTCAACCTGGATATTGGTAAACCCTGACTATTCCTATGTAAATGTGAAA ATTCAAGAGAATCAGCAGAATTCTACGCTCAACTTGTATCGTGAGCTCAGTTCCCTTCGGACCAATGAGCTTCCCATTCATAGGGGATGGATGTGTTACATTTGGAATGACAGCAATGTCTTTGCTTATGTGAGAGAACTGGACGGGCTAGACCAAGTATTTATGATGGTCCTTAACTTTGGACAGGCGACCACAACAGATCTGCAGGCTTCAGTTCCTAACCTTCCCTCAGAAGCTGTTATAAAGTTAAGCACCAGCTTTAGCAACAGAGGCAACAGTATAAATACAAAAACTATCAAAACTGAAAAGGGTGAAGGGCTTGTCTTGGAATATAGGACAAGCAAGCCAGTTCACACAATGGAAGCTTTCAAAGACAAATGTTTTGTTGCAGAAAAGGCATGCTATTCTAGTGCCTTCAATTTACTTTATATGTCTTGCTAA